ATAAAACTTctctttttcaaaataatatattgtacTGTACTGACATGTTCGCTGTTCCACTTTACAGATGTTCCCCCTGCAGTCCAAGTTGAGAGTCTTAACTGTTTTGcatatctctctcttcaaccAGAAGTTAGATTGCCAATTCAACTTCTTGCAGAATTTCCGTCTTTTCTTGTTCCACTGGCTAGTTATAATCAGGTATCTTTGGTagtattttctctttttgtaattgTCTTTGCCCTTTGGCTGACTAGTTGAAATTATGTGTACTATTGTTACCTGTTTGTTTTCCTTCCAAGTGTTTTGATGTTTGTTCTGTGTTTTAGTTATGCTGTAAGTACATGAGttaatttggtttggtggTGATTTCTTTCAGGATATAAGACATGCTGCCATGAACTGTATTGAGGGGTTACACACACTTTGGGCTCATGTTGACTCTTCGAGCAAGAAAAATGGTATTACTtagaataaatattttttgccccttttggattttgttttgataaTTGCATAATCTGAGCTTTTTAAATTCCAGGAAACCATGCAACTTGGATTCACCTTCTCGATAAGCTTTTGGACTTGATGGTTCAACAAAAAAGGCTCATCTTATCAGACAGAAACTTTCTTCCTTCCCTTTTGGCCTCTTTGCTCAGCCCGTCCTGCCAGGGCTTCATAGCACCAAAGAATGTTGAGCTGAGGTGATCTAGTGTTGTTCTTATGGATCTTGTTTAACCACTGTTGTCCTCATAATCATTTCATCTTACGTTCATTTAGAATAAGTCTTGCTTTGTTGCTTCTCTAGTTTCTACCTGCCCCAAAagttttttatctttttgacttcaatttttttttcccctgttTACATTTCTTAACCTAAATATTTGCTTTGTTATGATGGTGTTGtgtttaatttagtttagaGTTCACTGTTGAGCATGATAATACTACAATGGATTGTTAACTCTGTCCCGACATTTCTTTTAGGGTTGATCAATCTACAAGAAAGAAGATTCTTGCTTTCATTTTGAATTCTGCCCTGAAACTGCCTGATTATGCAAAGGTTTGTTTATTTGATCTGCTGTTACTTTCCAGAACCTGCTAGATGCTTCTGGTTATTCTTATTActcttttcataattaatcaTCACCAACACCGTCACATACATAGGATTTATTCAGAATTGTTAAGCAGACTTGATTGTTTCTGGCAGCTTGTGATTCTATCTTTGCTTAGAGGAATGGGCAATGCCATCATACatgatagagagatgaagTCATTTTTATCTCAGCTTTTGGGAAGACGCAGTCAAAATTACTGTGAACTGCATGTCTCCAGCCAGAATTTGTCAAAAATTGAAGTTCAGATACTATGCCTTCTACTGGAGGTAAGTCAATGATGTCCTCAATGCTTGTTGTACTTATGCATATTCCCATCTTACCTTTACTCTGTATTGAGAAATTTGGCTTCTGCCTGTCCTAGAGTTGTGCTATGCCTTCTTCACCGGATGAGCATGTTTTAGAGGATCATTTATTGGAGGCTTTGAAGGTAAGAAGCTATCTGCAACTAGATTGTTGTGCATTCTGTCTTCAGTGTTCATTCTCTAACTTAATTATGttgacattattttttgaattattttctaCTCCAGTTGGATGGTTTGGCTCCAGAAGACCCTGCTGTTATACAGCCTTGTGTAACTGTTCTGCAGAAGCTTAACAGTCAAATACACAGTGGGCTGAAGACAGAAATACAGGTTAACTTTTATCTGTTTTCTAGAACTATGTATGGTATGGTGCTTGAAAATCATATCAGTGAGCTTTTCTTGATAATAAGTTTATGTGGGCTTGCGGGCATGATGGAAAAATACACATTTGGGATGTATTATCAGCTAGCTATAATTTAGATGTACTAAGTAATAGCTTAGGCACTGCCTAAAAAGCTAAATGATACCGCCATTAATTTCTTTGgcatttaattttgttctctctctctctctctctctctctctctctctctctaaattaAAGATGTTGACGAAGTGCGTAAGGTGAAAACATGAATGgatattttgtttccttttttaacttttgtcAAAAGGCAAAAGGCTATATGTGTGCAAATATTGTtggaataatttaaaatgaaacaaTCCAAAGTTTGCCTGGTGTAATGGATGCCTTTTCTATACCTTTTGGCTAATGCCTCAAGCATAAAGTGTTAATTACAAACATGTGGCACCTACTCCATATCTCATCATTACGTCTTATCTGCTGAGATAATCAACATATTTTAGACTGCTTTCCTTTAAATAATCATAAATTCACACACATATTTACTGCATTTGTGCAGCTAATTATAggtcatatattttaattgttttgtttcgtATATAGAATATTGGATAAATTCCCCTGATCTTCCCTACTCTGTCGGAATACAGGCACTGAACGTGGGCATCCTGTGAATTGATTTAACTgttcttattttttacttCACTGAAACTTATAGAATTGTCATAAACTTGGGAAGGCAGATACAGGTGGCCTAAATTTGGCATTGTTTGTGTTGTGCAGGAGCTTCTGTTTCAGGAACTTGTTTCTTTATTTCGGAATGCTAATGGTGATATACAAAAGGAGACTCGAGCGGCCTTGCTGCGGTTAAatgtttgtttctctctctctctctctctctctctctctatgatTTATAATTCGTGGTTGGATTAATTTTGTGCTTTCTGTTATTGCTTTGTTTCATAACTTGTCAGACTGGTTAATTTTGTAGAATTCttaaataatgtgatatttgcCAAAGATAATTattgtatatttttaaatcttcATGGATTATGTTAGTGAGATTTGGTACTTTCTTTTATTAGTTGATTTCTGTTTAGTTAATTGAACCAATGTGCATACAACTCATTTGTACACCTTTGGATGTATCAGATTACTTGCTCTACTATTGTTCAGACGCTTGATTGCATGGTCAACAACAGAAGTTGTGTAACTGATTCAGGgtatggaaagaagaaaatgaagttaACAGGGCATCTGAAGTCGAATCCGTCCTGTGATTTGATATTTAATGGAGAGAATGCGCTCTCTTTCCTTAGCTCCCTCATGGATGTGTTGCTATTTAAGAAAGACATAGAGAACAGGTTGGTACTTTTTTATACTTGCCACTTTTGTGTAAAAAATGAGCCTTTGATACTTTATTATACTAATtgtgttaaattttttgttgtaggGATTCTCTTTTGGGGCCATTATTTAAGCTTCTTTACAGAACATTTTCCAATGAGTGGGTACATGGTGTTCTTGTCCAGGATGAAAAGCAGATTCAAGTTTCTTCCAGAAATTCTGACTCCATGTCAAGCGCAATAAGTTACATACAACAGACGCTGCTGATAATCCTGGAAGATATTAGTTCCTCTCTCACAAATTCTGTTCCACTGGCGGTATGTTCCAATATTTTGGAATTTAAATTTGTTGTTATTGGAGACGCTGACAGTTGGGTTGTTTttttgttcagttttttttatctGTGTTGCTCTAATTTTGttccttttattttgtggCAGGATAACATAATAAATGAGATTGATGTCAAAATGTTGGTTGAGTGTGCCCATTCAGTGAAGGATGGAGTTACTCGCAATCATGTTTTTTCACTAATTTCCTCCATCACAAAGATTATTCCAGAAAAAGTTTTGGGGCATATACTGGATATTTTTACTCTTATAGGAGAATCAGCAGTCACACAGGTTTGTTAATATACTTAACTTCTACTGATTTTTTTCACTAGAAAAGATGTTGTGCCTTGAACTTTCAACTTCTGGCTTGAGTTCTGCTCCCTCAATGTGTAAAATAGtcatttggtttttattttattttgcagaTTGACAGTCATTCGCAGCATGTGTTTGAGGATCTTATATCTACAGTTGTTCCATGTTGGTTGTCTGGGACCGGCAACAATGACAAGTTGCTCGAGGTAATTTATTCTTACTGTTTTTGGTGTTGAGTGCAGCACTGCAACTGGAGGTACATGTTTCTAACCATGTTGTGATTTCACTTTGTCCTTCAGATATTTATCAATGTATTGCCTGAAGTTGCTGAACATAGAAGGTTATCAATCGTTGTATACCTACTCAGGTAGTGGtgacttaatttttttttaaaaattctatcTTATTGCTCCTTGTGTCGGTTCTGCTTACTTTGACATGTTCATACGCAGGACTTTGGGGGAGTCAAATAGCTTGGCTTCATTACTTGTGCTTCTCTTCCGTTCATTGGTTTCACGAAAAGGATTATCGTGCTTTGATAACATGCATGCTTCAGATAGCTCCACAGCTTCATTACAGAGACAGTGGGAGTATGCCCTGGGGATCCACGTATGTGAGCAATATTCATGCATGATATGGCTTCCCTCTCTGGTAATGATGCTTAAACAAATAGGAACGGGTATTCAGTCTCAAGAACTGTTTATCGAATTGTTAATTGCGATGCGATTCACCTTACACAAATTGCAAGATCCAGAGTTTgcattcaagcttgtatcaGGGGAAGATTCAGAAAAAGTTCAGGTACTGATTTTGCACAAATAAGAGTGCTTGTAGTCAAGCTTATATAAAGTTAGTTTGTCCTGTTCCTCGATACttataaacaaatttttttagtacTTGGTATTAAGTATTGTGTTTAGTCATAACTCTCTTTTACCTTTTCTGGATAGGGATGGTGGCTAGCCTGAGTGTGATTTGGTTTTTAGGTCTTATGGGTTATTTTATTCATGGGATGAAAAGAGTGCTGTCCATTATAATTCGAGATGATTAAACTGTGGCCTATTAGTTTTCCAATCCACATCTTTATACAGCTGAAAACAATAATGAAAACATGCAATGCATGGATTAAATAATAAGCGAATTGAGTTTTATGGAAAACATGTATcccaaatttttaattttttttttaacgtctTAATTGtatattataaaaagaaatgatgaGATCTAGCTTATTGACTAAAATTGACCTTATTGTTATTGTAATTATGAATAATTTTCCCTAGGAATTTAGTTAATATctatgttttgttattttgttctTTGATGATAATTATTCTTGCTGCTTAAATTTCCAGGCTACATTGGAAGAACTCATGGAGCAGGTTGTCTCTCTCCAGCAATCTGTAGATgcaagaaggaagaaaaagggtATCCATGTCTCTATTAGGAAAGAGTTGAAGGAGTGCATGCATGATGTATTAAGGACTATTACTATAGCCATGATGCCTCCAACACACTTCAAAAGCATAACTAAGTTGCTTGGCCATAGAGATAGAAATGTTGCAAAGAAGGTACTTAGTGTATTCTACTTCTATGacttatatatgtattacatacatatgtatatttattaagaaCAGCTGAGTAGGATTTGTAGGTTGCTAACTATCAACTACTGTGGTTGTTACATACCAAAATTGAAGTGTAAAATATCTTCCACAAATGAGTTAAAACGTAATACCATGAAACAACTGTTTCAGTAGCAAACCTTAAAACAACAGGCAGAAAAGGAGGTTTTGTGATACAACACATGAAATACGATGTTCTGCGTCAAAGTGTAATCACATCATGATATAGATACACAGTTGACCAATGGTTACATGGTCTATTAGTATAGCCTTTTATTCATGTGCATTGTAATAACCATTTGCATTATAATAGGTAATCCTTTTTCACATCAAGTTATATTTTTGTGCAGGCTCTTGGTCTCCTATGTGAAACAGTTAGGGATCATGACAGGGTCAGGACAAAGCATAAATATAACTCAAGTTCCAGTCATCAGTGGCAGCATCTAGACGAGAATTCTCTTGAATCATTTCGCTATATGTGTTTGAAAATTGTTGATTTAGTTGATGATTCGTCAGATGATTCTGAAGCCTCCTTGAAGGTGGCAGCAGCTTTGGCTCTAGAAGTTCTGGCCCATAAGTTTCCTACTAATTATTCCATCTTCAATGAGTGTCTACCATTGGTTACAAAAAATATCAGTATGCATGACTTGGCAGTGTCCTCAAGCTGCCTTCAAGCAACTGGTGCTTTGATCAATGTGCTTGGGCCTAGGGCACTATCTGAGCTTCCTCACATAATGGAAAATTTGATTAGGATTTCTCGTGAAGCATTTTTATCTTCAGATATAAAAACTACATCTGGTGTTGATGATGGCTTGCCTGTTGTGTTACAAATACCCAAGGAATCTCTTATTTTATCTATTCTAGTCACTTTAGAGGCTGTCGTGGTTAAGCTAGGGGGTTTCTTGAACCCATATCTAGAGGAAATTACAAGAATTATGGTGCTTCATCTTAATTATGCGTCAGGGTCTGATCAGAAGCTGAAAATAAAAGCTGACTCAGTACGAAGACTCATGACTGAGAACATCCCTGTAAGAATCTTAACAATGTCTATAGTTGACTgtcaatttgttattttccGTCATTGCTTATAGTAAAAGGTTTGTTTCCTTCATTGTTTCATTTCACTCTATTAACTCTGGTTCTTGTTGTCCAGGTTCGACTTGCTCTACCACCCATGTTGAAAATATTCTCTAGTACGGTTGAGTCTGGTGATTCGAGTTTAACAGTTTATTTTGGAATGCTGGAAAACATGATTGGTAGACTGGATAGGTCATCTATTGGTGGTTACCATGCTAAGATTTTTGACTTGTGCTTGTATGCTCTTGATCTACGCCGTCAACATCCTGCATCTGTTCAGAATATTGATGATGTAGAGAAAAATGTATACAATGCAATGGTTGCTCTTACTATGAAACTCACAGAGTCCATGTTCAAGCCTCTTTTCATTAGGAGTATTGATTGGGCGGAGTCAGATGTGGAAGATATTGCTTGTGCAGGAAATATACCTAGGGCTATATCTTTCTACGGCTTGGTAAATAAACTTGTGGAGAACCATCGGTGAGTCAGTTCTTCCTGTTTGTGCTTACAATTACCAGTAGTTACCtatatttccattttcttgaagTGAGTTGATTGcccttttgtgtgtgtgtcgGTCTGTGTGTGTTATATGGTATTGAGAATTAAACTACCAGTTGtttctctgtgtgtgtgtctgtTTTTCAAAGTGATTTATTTAGTGTGATTTCTTTATTATCGCGGGGACTGATATTTCGTGTGAATtcatgttttattattatttgttaaatGCCATTATTTTAAACTGCAGGTCTCTTTTTGTTCCTTACTTCAAATACTTGCTCGAGGGTTGTGTACGTTTCCTAACTGTTGCTGGAGCTGCGAAGGCTTCCGGTTCAACACGAAAGAAGAAGGCTAAGATTCAGGAGGGGAAGGACAACAGCGTGTTGCTTGGAAACTGGCATCTCAGGGCTTTGATACTATCGTCATTACATAAATGTTTTCTCTATGATACTGGAAGCTTGAAGTTTCTTGACTCTTCAAATTTTCAGGTTAGTCCACCCTTTATATTGACTGTCCTCAGCGTTTGGCAGTACAAGTCAGGAGAgataagagaagagaaaagaaaaggatttcTAGTGGAGAGAACCTTTAATTGAAGATatttttggaaattaaaaatttgaaccatTTCCCTTCTAATTTGTACGCTTTGTTTAGAAAATAAGTGGGTCTTGATGTAACTTATTGATCAAAatcgttttatttatttttcctcgATTTCTCTCAACATAAGATAAGGGTCTCCATTTTGACACGATGGGTGTATTTTGACAAAACTGTTGATAAAGTGATGCACAAGTGTAAACAGCCCTCCTAGTTTTGATGAGAAAACAGAAACTTGTGTGTTTCTTTGGCGTTCTGTCTGCTACTATGTTATTTTTGTCTTACTAAATAAACTTCGAACTTGCTCTGTATCTTCTGCCATAAGACATCTGAATGATTGGAAGCATCATTCTATATGTCCGTTTCTCTCTTCTGGACCTTTGAGTAAAATGTTGCCTTAAGAGTCTTAATTTTTCAGTCATTATTCATTATGTCTGTTATTTATACAAGCTGCACGTATTTTCAGGTTCTACTGAAACCCATTGTTTCACAGCTTGTCGTAGATCCACCATTGTCTCTAGAAGAGCATCCCTACATACCATCCGTGGAGGAAGTCGATAATTTATTGGTTGCTTGTATTGGCCAAATGGCTGTGACTGGAGGAAGTGACCTTTTATGGAAGCCGTTGAATTATGAGGTGatatttcttttcataataTTTTATACTGATGCTCACAAATATCCTCTTCAATCTTTGTCCCTGTGCACATTCATATGAAGTTGGACTTCGCATATGTTTTTTGAACATAGTTGAATAGTTATTTGTTCTGCCTTATTTGTGTGACATTCCTGTTTTGAAGCTAATAGCACGTCTCCAAGAAcagcatattttctttttcagtacCCATTGCTCATATTTGGTTAACTGCATGCTAGTCTTTGTATTCTAACACTTGTATATTATGAATCTAGGTGCTGATGCAGACACGCAGTGACAAGGTTCGGTCCCGAATTTTGGGCCTGAGAGTTGTGAAATATTTGGTGGAGCATCTGAGAGAAGAATATCTGGTATTCCTGGCTGAAACCATTCCCTTCTTGGGTGAATTGCTTGAGGATGTGGAGCTCCCTGTTAAATCTCTTGCACAGTCGATTCTCAAGGATATGGAGACCATGAGTGGTGAAAGCCTCAGCCAGTATCTGTGAACGTGATTCGTACGCAACCGCCGGCCGACGACGGTGTTCTTTGTATTTCGGTGACGGTGTCGCACAATCTACTAACAGAGACGTAGAATCTCTCACCTGAAGAATGCTTGGATGTGTATTCCTAGGGGAACTGTAAAagttttgataattttaattgatagaATGGTTGGACGGCAACCAAATGCCAaccttattttttgtttgtaaaattTGGGTCCTAGTTCCATTATAGAGGGTGgccttgtatttatataggCGCAGGCGCAGCCCGCAGGTTGGgcctttaattttgtaattcaaCTTGCATATAGTTTTTCGATTCTCTCCCACATGCAAGTGGTAAAATTTCAATGCAAAATCAGTTAGAAAACATGAATGTGCAATTAAAGTCTTATATCTAAAATAATCATAAATCAAACAGCCATAAGTTATGTAGCAAAGTGTGATTACGATTTGtcatatgcatatataattaCTTAGCCGAAAAAGGGGTTGTATGGTATTAAATGCTATACTTAGTCAAGTTGGCTAGAACGGATATGCTATACTCTCGAGTAAGTTCGAATATCCTTACGTATAGTTTAGGttagattaaagtagaatTCTGTTCGtattaacaacaaaaaatgctATAGtttatttgtcttttttcCTGATAATAGAAGAAGCGATAGTTAGGCTGTCAtcttattgttattatttttatttttgatgaaGTAGGACAATAGGCCGTCATCTTATTGATGATTGGCTCATTGGGGTTATTCCGTCAAATCTAATACCGGCCTTTATCAATATGGGCCTCTCTATATATTTCAtattcaaagaaaagaaaatattcggatgaaaaagaaaaaataaaagaaaatggggTTTGGCATCCTTCCACACCTATGCTGTTCCTGCCGTTAGATTTACCACGCGCCGTCCATCCTTTTCTGAGGTTTTTGGGCCATGAAGCCGTCCATCATTTTCTGAGCTGCGTTTGCTGGATTTACGAACGGGGTTCCTCAGTCCTGCGTTTACTACTCAGCGAGAAGGTAAAGGCAAagcatcctctctctctctctctctctctctctctctctcctgcgtTTACTACTCTGCGAGAAGGTAAAGGCAAAGcatcctccctctctctctctccctctctctctctctgcgttTTCTCCTTAATCTTTCGTTCCTAATTCTGCAGATTATATGACATGGGTTTTACCTGTGGTTTGATAATTTGATCCGATTCTCTTCCGGGTTTCATTCTTTCACATGAACTATGTGTAATGCATGTGTTGTTACTGTTTGCTGAAATGAATGTGCTAAGCTTTACGTGTGTAAAACACTTATACTTGAGCTCCAAAATAAGGTTTTTCCTCAATAACGTAGGCAGGAAGGCTAGCTTTAGAGTTAGTGTTTTATGTTGGTATATGTGTTAAAGTATAAGCATAGCTCGCCAATGGCGGGCCCATTAAGGGTGAACGACCTGGGATGCTCACCAACTGTTCGACGAAGTGCCCCAAGGAGCCTATGAGCTTCTCTGTGTGCAGGACTCTAGCTTTCTTCTTAGACGCGTTTGTGGGTTGTGTGTTTCTCTCTGGCCCTCTCAGTTTGCTTCTTAGATGGGGTTCATATATTGATGAAAGAGGGAGTAGAAGAACGtacagagagagatatatGAGGATTTTAATTTGGGGTCTGgctttatcttattttttgtttttccggAGCAGGGCTGTGCAGTGCAGTGCATAGAGAGCAGCATAGCGCTATGACACTGCCCAGTACAATCTACAACCCTCCAAACCCAGTATGgagatataaaaaattaagggtTTATGTTATTGTTATTCTATGCCACTgaccagaaaaaaaacaagttaatggaattgttattttatgttatgtatTTATGATGATGCTGATATTGGAAACATCCAATTGCATGGTGTATTTCATGCAATCATGGGGCAACTCATGCAACCTCTCTATAACACTGCCCATTTACAATTGTACACAGCAATAAGGCTAGGCTAGAGTACTACTATATAGCATCTCCCATTTCACAAGTTCCAT
Above is a window of Prunus persica cultivar Lovell chromosome G2, Prunus_persica_NCBIv2, whole genome shotgun sequence DNA encoding:
- the LOC18787348 gene encoding uncharacterized protein At3g06530 isoform X2 → MATSIASQLEAIKSVIQADTEPSVKRPFTRPSILFDAKEAADIDIDTIFSIALQGLDVLVITDERFRIYKNDLFSQKSRELDRELMGIEENNGINVSISSYLRLLSGHFELPSSIKTLEYLIRRYKIHVYNFEDLILCALPYHDTHTFVRIVQLISLSKWRFMDGVKVSGAPPPRKVIVQQCIRDKGVLEILCNYASPSKKYRPSRPVIRFCTAVVIEVLGSSTSVDSDVVQRILSLVVSGLEAGTKGDSENKAGAMMIVGLLASKVTLSPKLVKSLMRSIAEIAREEAKESADLQLFRLSLMTLINLVQLQAVDIFPIKTLEILMDIRDFAAILLGLFNEFNIDRFVWVLLDSLIDYSSSNESCQLALISILETIPSKNFVQHAVSKVLSSCLQSSQKIKNSTSSLSGSWAKKILVVLNEKYQSELQGAVHKFLDEKNIQSKKGGSVHEILGQMLDGNLDMSLAFSESKIWFGLHHPKADVRRHTLSALGTSGVLEAKATNPQSLVSIEDIILRQLHDDDLTVVRAALSLDRLSTIISSADLFEALGNVLKRCIGILMSSSLENSSLACDVSVLCLKNASSGIDDNIERCNILASMIFPLLLVLPKTQRLNLKALELAKEVKWPLFENLAGASNTALTSQPGSLSSINMDTIASLAGRFSLHPEEFMPWLIKSSNDFELSKTQFFLVMMQTLLIQKNKSAGFLALFEVGFPALKAEWEAFESMGDSSIEEFDKDVLNWDCRIFLDKLDSNLKALNANILICLFWRLMEAFLSAMPADISMDNDKKWASWLRDLFVFFSISKFKKVFKEHRHYLVTKCKISAVRFLPRFFTEEDVPPAVQVESLNCFAYLSLQPEVRLPIQLLAEFPSFLVPLASYNQDIRHAAMNCIEGLHTLWAHVDSSSKKNGNHATWIHLLDKLLDLMVQQKRLILSDRNFLPSLLASLLSPSCQGFIAPKNVELRVDQSTRKKILAFILNSALKLPDYAKLVILSLLRGMGNAIIHDREMKSFLSQLLGRRSQNYCELHVSSQNLSKIEVQILCLLLESCAMPSSPDEHVLEDHLLEALKLDGLAPEDPAVIQPCVTVLQKLNSQIHSGLKTEIQELLFQELVSLFRNANGDIQKETRAALLRLNITCSTIVQTLDCMVNNRSCVTDSGYGKKKMKLTGHLKSNPSCDLIFNGENALSFLSSLMDVLLFKKDIENRDSLLGPLFKLLYRTFSNEWVHGVLVQDEKQIQVSSRNSDSMSSAISYIQQTLLIILEDISSSLTNSVPLADNIINEIDVKMLVECAHSVKDGVTRNHVFSLISSITKIIPEKVLGHILDIFTLIGESAVTQIDSHSQHVFEDLISTVVPCWLSGTGNNDKLLEIFINVLPEVAEHRRLSIVVYLLRTLGESNSLASLLVLLFRSLVSRKGLSCFDNMHASDSSTASLQRQWEYALGIHVCEQYSCMIWLPSLVMMLKQIGTGIQSQELFIELLIAMRFTLHKLQDPEFAFKLVSGEDSEKVQATLEELMEQVVSLQQSVDARRKKKGIHVSIRKELKECMHDVLRTITIAMMPPTHFKSITKLLGHRDRNVAKKALGLLCETVRDHDRVRTKHKYNSSSSHQWQHLDENSLESFRYMCLKIVDLVDDSSDDSEASLKVAAALALEVLAHKFPTNYSIFNECLPLVTKNISMHDLAVSSSCLQATGALINVLGPRALSELPHIMENLIRISREAFLSSDIKTTSGVDDGLPVVLQIPKESLILSILVTLEAVVVKLGGFLNPYLEEITRIMVLHLNYASGSDQKLKIKADSVRRLMTENIPVRLALPPMLKIFSSTVESGDSSLTVYFGMLENMIGRLDRSSIGGYHAKIFDLCLYALDLRRQHPASVQNIDDVEKNVYNAMVALTMKLTESMFKPLFIRSIDWAESDVEDIACAGNIPRAISFYGLVNKLVENHRSLFVPYFKYLLEGCVRFLTVAGAAKASGSTRKKKAKIQEGKDNSVLLGNWHLRALILSSLHKCFLYDTGSLKFLDSSNFQVLLKPIVSQLVVDPPLSLEEHPYIPSVEEVDNLLVACIGQMAVTGGSDLLWKPLNYEVLMQTRSDKVRSRILGLRVVKYLVEHLREEYLVFLAETIPFLGELLEDVELPVKSLAQSILKDMETMSGESLSQYL
- the LOC18787348 gene encoding uncharacterized protein At3g06530 isoform X1; amino-acid sequence: MATSIASQLEAIKSVIQADTEPSVKRPFTRPSILFDAKEAADIDIDTIFSIALQGLDVLVITDERFRIYKNDLFSQKSRELDRELMGIEENNGINVSISSYLRLLSGHFELPSSIKTLEYLIRRYKIHVYNFEDLILCALPYHDTHTFVRIVQLISLRNSKWRFMDGVKVSGAPPPRKVIVQQCIRDKGVLEILCNYASPSKKYRPSRPVIRFCTAVVIEVLGSSTSVDSDVVQRILSLVVSGLEAGTKGDSENKAGAMMIVGLLASKVTLSPKLVKSLMRSIAEIAREEAKESADLQLFRLSLMTLINLVQLQAVDIFPIKTLEILMDIRDFAAILLGLFNEFNIDRFVWVLLDSLIDYSSSNESCQLALISILETIPSKNFVQHAVSKVLSSCLQSSQKIKNSTSSLSGSWAKKILVVLNEKYQSELQGAVHKFLDEKNIQSKKGGSVHEILGQMLDGNLDMSLAFSESKIWFGLHHPKADVRRHTLSALGTSGVLEAKATNPQSLVSIEDIILRQLHDDDLTVVRAALSLDRLSTIISSADLFEALGNVLKRCIGILMSSSLENSSLACDVSVLCLKNASSGIDDNIERCNILASMIFPLLLVLPKTQRLNLKALELAKEVKWPLFENLAGASNTALTSQPGSLSSINMDTIASLAGRFSLHPEEFMPWLIKSSNDFELSKTQFFLVMMQTLLIQKNKSAGFLALFEVGFPALKAEWEAFESMGDSSIEEFDKDVLNWDCRIFLDKLDSNLKALNANILICLFWRLMEAFLSAMPADISMDNDKKWASWLRDLFVFFSISKFKKVFKEHRHYLVTKCKISAVRFLPRFFTEEDVPPAVQVESLNCFAYLSLQPEVRLPIQLLAEFPSFLVPLASYNQDIRHAAMNCIEGLHTLWAHVDSSSKKNGNHATWIHLLDKLLDLMVQQKRLILSDRNFLPSLLASLLSPSCQGFIAPKNVELRVDQSTRKKILAFILNSALKLPDYAKLVILSLLRGMGNAIIHDREMKSFLSQLLGRRSQNYCELHVSSQNLSKIEVQILCLLLESCAMPSSPDEHVLEDHLLEALKLDGLAPEDPAVIQPCVTVLQKLNSQIHSGLKTEIQELLFQELVSLFRNANGDIQKETRAALLRLNITCSTIVQTLDCMVNNRSCVTDSGYGKKKMKLTGHLKSNPSCDLIFNGENALSFLSSLMDVLLFKKDIENRDSLLGPLFKLLYRTFSNEWVHGVLVQDEKQIQVSSRNSDSMSSAISYIQQTLLIILEDISSSLTNSVPLADNIINEIDVKMLVECAHSVKDGVTRNHVFSLISSITKIIPEKVLGHILDIFTLIGESAVTQIDSHSQHVFEDLISTVVPCWLSGTGNNDKLLEIFINVLPEVAEHRRLSIVVYLLRTLGESNSLASLLVLLFRSLVSRKGLSCFDNMHASDSSTASLQRQWEYALGIHVCEQYSCMIWLPSLVMMLKQIGTGIQSQELFIELLIAMRFTLHKLQDPEFAFKLVSGEDSEKVQATLEELMEQVVSLQQSVDARRKKKGIHVSIRKELKECMHDVLRTITIAMMPPTHFKSITKLLGHRDRNVAKKALGLLCETVRDHDRVRTKHKYNSSSSHQWQHLDENSLESFRYMCLKIVDLVDDSSDDSEASLKVAAALALEVLAHKFPTNYSIFNECLPLVTKNISMHDLAVSSSCLQATGALINVLGPRALSELPHIMENLIRISREAFLSSDIKTTSGVDDGLPVVLQIPKESLILSILVTLEAVVVKLGGFLNPYLEEITRIMVLHLNYASGSDQKLKIKADSVRRLMTENIPVRLALPPMLKIFSSTVESGDSSLTVYFGMLENMIGRLDRSSIGGYHAKIFDLCLYALDLRRQHPASVQNIDDVEKNVYNAMVALTMKLTESMFKPLFIRSIDWAESDVEDIACAGNIPRAISFYGLVNKLVENHRSLFVPYFKYLLEGCVRFLTVAGAAKASGSTRKKKAKIQEGKDNSVLLGNWHLRALILSSLHKCFLYDTGSLKFLDSSNFQVLLKPIVSQLVVDPPLSLEEHPYIPSVEEVDNLLVACIGQMAVTGGSDLLWKPLNYEVLMQTRSDKVRSRILGLRVVKYLVEHLREEYLVFLAETIPFLGELLEDVELPVKSLAQSILKDMETMSGESLSQYL